The Risungbinella massiliensis sequence CCAAGGAGCAGCTTCTTCAATGGAGAAAGAAACTAGCAGTGCAGTTCACCCCCCCTGAAACAATTGGAATTCCAGAAGAGGTAAAGCAACAGATTATGAGGGAAGTGGAATGGAAGCATCGTCTTTGGCAACGAAAAGCGATCTTGGCTCGAAATCAATATTTACAATGGCAAAAATCTGTGAGGCATGTCTCCGATCAACGATTACCCAGTTTAGAAGAGAAGGCAAGACGACTAGCTCAGGCACAGAAGGATTATTTATTTCTTTTGACCAAGAGATAAATTATCATATATTCCCAATTCAATAGAAAATGATGTAAAAATTATCATGAGTAGTAGACGACTATTCGTACATCCGTTATCATCAAGAGGACTAAATAGGGGAAAAAGGTAGGTAGACGATGCAGGAATTTATCGCTTCCATTTTGGAATTTCTCTCAGAATTAGGTTATCTAGGTATTGCCATCGGATTAATGCTTGAAGTCATTCCGAGTGAAATAGTACTCGCATATGGTGGCTATATGATCAGTATTGGAGAGATCGGTTATGTAGGAGCAGTTATCGCTGGTACGATTGGTGGAGTACTGGCTCAACTTTTCCTCTACTGGCTTGGATACTATGGTGGTCGTCCAATGGTGGAGAAATACGGAAAATACATCCTGATCAAAAAAAGCCACTTGGACGTTGCAGAAAAGTGGTTCGAACGTTATGGTACGGGTGTCATTTTTGGAGCACGGTTTATCCCAGTAGTTCGCCATGCAATTTCCATTCCAGCTGGATTGGCGAAAATGTCAGCAACACGCTTCACGATCTTGACTACGTTAGCGATCATTCCTTGGTCGATCGGATT is a genomic window containing:
- a CDS encoding DedA family protein encodes the protein MQEFIASILEFLSELGYLGIAIGLMLEVIPSEIVLAYGGYMISIGEIGYVGAVIAGTIGGVLAQLFLYWLGYYGGRPMVEKYGKYILIKKSHLDVAEKWFERYGTGVIFGARFIPVVRHAISIPAGLAKMSATRFTILTTLAIIPWSIGFLMLGEQLGSNWASVKEVSGEYVSEIAIGVVVIFILYFGFQIWSKKKKEKQANV